In the genome of Physeter macrocephalus isolate SW-GA unplaced genomic scaffold, ASM283717v5 random_207, whole genome shotgun sequence, one region contains:
- the OLFM2 gene encoding noelin-2 — protein sequence MEVLELRTYRDLQYVRSMETLMRSLDARLRAADGSLSARSFQELKGRMTELSPLSSVLEQYKADMRTIVRLREEVRNLSGSLAAIQEEMGAYGYEDLQQRVMALEARLHACAQKLGCGKLTGVSNPITIRAMGSRFGSWMTDTMAPSADSRVWYMDGYYKGRRVLEFRTLGDFIKGQNFIQHLLPQPWAGTGHVVYNGSLFYNKYQSNVVVKYHFRSRSVLVQRSLPGAGYNNTFPYSWGGFSDMDFMVDESGLWAVYTTNQNAGNIVVSRLDPHTLEVVRSWDTGYPKRSAGEAFMICGVLYVTNSHLAGAKVYFAYFTNTSSYEYTDVPFHNQYSHISMLDYNPRERALYTWNNGHQVLYNVTLFHVISTAGGP from the exons ATGGAGGTCCTTGAGTTGCGGACGTACCGTGACCTCCAGTACGTGCGAAGCATGGAGACCCTCATGCGGAGCCTGGATGCGAGGCTCCGGGCGGCCGACGGGTCCCTCTCGGCCAGGAGCTTCCAG GAGCTGAAAGGCAGGATGACGGAGCTGTCGCCCCTGAGCTCGGTCCTGGAGCAGTACAAGGCGGACATGAGGACCATTGTGCGCCTGCGGGAGGAGGTGAGGAATCTCTCCGGCAGCCTCGCAGCCATCCAGGAGGAGATGGGCGCCTACGGATACGAGGACCTGCAGCAGCGGGTGATGGCGCTGGAGGCCCGGCTCCACGCCTGTGCCCAGAAGCTGG GCTGTGGGAAGCTGACGGGGGTCAGTAACCCCATCACCATTCGGGCCATGGGGTCCCGCTTCGGCTCCTGGATGACTGACACGATGGCCCCCAGTGCGGATAGCCGG GTCTGGTACATGGATGGCTATTACAAGGGCCGGCGGGTCCTGGAGTTCCGCACTCTGGGAGACTTCATCAAAGGCCAGAACTTTATCCAGCACCTGCTGCCCCAGCCGTGGGCAGGCACGGGCCACGTGGTGTACAATGGCTCCCTGTTCTACAACAAGTACCAGAGCAACGTGGTGGTCAAGTACCACTTCCGCTCGCGTTCTGTGCTGGTACAGAGGAGCCTCCCTGGGGCCGGCTACAATAACACCTTCCCCTACTCCTGGGGTGGCTTCTCGGACATGGACTTCATGGTAGACGAGAGTGGGCTCTGGGCCGTGTACACCACCAACCAGAACGCAGGCAACATCGTGGTCAGCCGGCTGGACCCGCACACCCTCGAGGTCGTGCGGTCCTGGGACACCGGCTACCCCAAGCGCAGCGCCGGCGAGGCCTTCATGATCTGTGGCGTGCTCTACGTGACCAACTCCCACCTGGCCGGGGCCAAGGTCTACTTCGCCTACTTCACCAACACGTCCAGCTACGAGTACACAGACGTGCCCTTCCACAACCAGTACTCCCACATCTCCATGCTGGATTACAACCCCCGCGAGCGGGCCCTCTACACCTGGAACAATGGCCACCAGGTGCTCTACAATGTCACCCTCTTCCACGTCATCAGCACCGCCGGGGGCCCCTAG
- the PIN1 gene encoding peptidyl-prolyl cis-trans isomerase NIMA-interacting 1 yields the protein MADEEKLPPGWEKRMSRSSGRVYYFNHITNASQWERPSGNSTGGGKNGQGEPARVRCSHLLVKHSQSRRPSSWRQEKITRTKEEALELINGYIQKIKSGEEDFESLASQFSDCSSAKARGDLGAFSRGQMQKPFEDASFALRTGEMSGPVFTDSGIHIILRTE from the exons ATGGCGGACGAGGAGAAGCTGCCGCCCGGCTGGGAGAAGCGCATGAGCCGCAGCTCAG GCCGGGTGTACTACTTCAATCACATCACTAACGCCAGCCAGTGGGAGCGGCCGAGTGGCAATAGCACTGGCGGTGGCAAAAATGGACAAGGGGAGCCCGCCAGGGTCCGCTGCTCACACCTGCTGGTCAAGCACAGCCAGTCACGGCGGCCCTCGTCCTGGAGGCAGGAGAAGATCACCCGGACCAAGGAGGAGGCTCTGGAGCTGATCAATG GCTACATCCAGAAGATTAAGTCGGGAGAAGAGGACTTTGAATCTCTGGCCTCACAGTTCAGCGACTGCAGCTCCGCCAAGGCCAGGGGAGACCTGGGTGCCTTCAGCAGAG GTCAGATGCAGAAGCCATTTGAAGACGCCTCCTTTGCACTGCGGACAGGGGAGATGAGCGGGCCCGTGTTCACGGATTCTGGCATCCACATCATCCTGCGCACGGAGTGA
- the UBL5 gene encoding ubiquitin-like protein 5 — MIEVVCNDRLGKKVRVKCNTDDTIGDLKKLIAAQTGTRWNKIVLKKWYTIFKDHVSLGDYEIHDGMNLELYYQ, encoded by the exons ATGATCGAGGTTGTTTGCAACGACCGTCTGGGGAAGAAGGTCCGCGTTAAATGCAA TACTGATGACACCATCGGGGACCTTAAGAAGCTGATTGCAGCCCAAACTGGCACCCGTTGGAACAAGATCGTATTGAAGAAGTG GTACACGATTTTTAAGGACCACGTATCTCTGGGGGACT ATGAAATCCACGATGGGATGAACCTGGAGCTTTATTACCAATAG